The Streptomyces armeniacus genomic interval ACCCGGCCCGTCCGGCTGTTCCGGCTTGTGCCCGCGCCGCCGCCTTCCGCCCCCGAGCGGCAGCAGCAACGCCGTCAGCGCCAGCAGCACGGGCAGCCCGGCGGGCAGGAACGGTGTGGCGGCCAGCGCGAGGACGGCCCCGGCGAGCGCCGTACGGCGCGTACGGGCGTCCCGTAGCGACGGGAACACCAGCGCCAGCAGCACGGCCGGGAACATCGCGTCCAGCCCGTACGTGTCGGTGTCGCCCATGACGCTGCCGAGCAGCCCGCCGGCGAGCGTGCCCAGCGGCCAGCAGACGAGGATGCCGATGCCGCAGGCCCAGTACGCGGCGCGCTTGCGGGCGGGGTCGGACTGGCCGAGCGCGAAGACGATCGACTCGTCGTTCATGACGTGGCTGCCGAGGACGCGCTGCCTGCCGCGGCCGATCACCTCGCTGACGGCCAGCCCGAACGGCAGGTGCCGGGAGTTGACCAGCAGCCCGGCGACGGCCGCCGCGACCGGGCTGCCACCGGCGGCGACGATCCCGACGAACAGGATCTCGGAGGCGCCGGCGAGTACGA includes:
- a CDS encoding AzlC family ABC transporter permease is translated as MRSIWRTLDRRLRWEIGLVCLADGVVGMSYGAISVGLGLDLWLPLALSVLVLAGASEILFVGIVAAGGSPVAAAVAGLLVNSRHLPFGLAVSEVIGRGRQRVLGSHVMNDESIVFALGQSDPARKRAAYWACGIGILVCWPLGTLAGGLLGSVMGDTDTYGLDAMFPAVLLALVFPSLRDARTRRTALAGAVLALAATPFLPAGLPVLLALTALLLPLGGGRRRRGHKPEQPDGPGEQDGPGEQDGPEQPDGPEQPDAPGAPGRTGCGREEPVR